The Thermus islandicus DSM 21543 region TATATCCCTATTGAGACAGCTCGATGGCTCCTACAGGGTGGCTGATCTCTTCTCTGGTAGCGCACGGGTAGCCCATGCTCTCAAGAAACATGGATTTTGGGTTGCAGCTAACGATATCAATACGTACGCCTTTGTGTTGGCCAAAGCTTTAGTTGAAGCTAACGCTCGGGTTTATACGAAAGAAAAGCTCAAACCCATACTGGCTGACCTTATGGCTTTGCCTCCCAAGAAAGGGTGGTTCACCCACACTTACTGTGAGGAAGCACGATACTTTCAGCCCAAAAACGGTCAACGGATAGAAGCAATACGAGAGGCCATAGAAGAACGCTACTCCGAAGACCCCACACTAAAGGCTATTCTACTGACGAGTTTGATGTTAGCCGCAGACAAGGTGGACTCAACCACAGGGGTTCAAATGGCCTACCTCAAGTCCTGGGCACCCAGGTCCTATAACGATTTGCAGCTGGAATACCCCCCATTGCTGCCTGGCGAAGGTTTGGCCATTCAAGGGGATGCCTTAAAGGTAGTAGAGGAGCTTAGCGTCGACTTGGTTTATCTAGACCCACCGTATAATCAGCACTCCTACTTGGGCAACTACCACGTCTGGGAAACCTTGGTCCTTTGGGATAACCCGGAAACATACGGGATTGCTAGAAAAAGGATAGATGTCAAGGAAAGGAAAAGTCCATTCAACTCCAGAAAAGAGGCCAAAGCAGCTATGAAAGAGCTCCTAAGGAAGATCAAAGCTAGACATGTTGTTCTTTCCTTTAATAACGAGGGATTTTTTACTTCAGAGGAGATAGAGGAGATTCTCAAGGAATGGGGATATGTCGTGCGTTTTTCCCGTCCACACAAACGCTATGTCGGAGCCTTGATTGGCATTTACAACCCCAAAGGAGAGAAGGTCGGAAAGGTTTCCCATACAAGAAACGAAGAGTACCTTTTTGTAGTTACTCAGTATAGAGGTGTGTACGAAGAACTTCTCGACAG contains the following coding sequences:
- a CDS encoding DNA adenine methylase, translating into MAGGQMIKYIGSKRALLPWIIEVISLLRQLDGSYRVADLFSGSARVAHALKKHGFWVAANDINTYAFVLAKALVEANARVYTKEKLKPILADLMALPPKKGWFTHTYCEEARYFQPKNGQRIEAIREAIEERYSEDPTLKAILLTSLMLAADKVDSTTGVQMAYLKSWAPRSYNDLQLEYPPLLPGEGLAIQGDALKVVEELSVDLVYLDPPYNQHSYLGNYHVWETLVLWDNPETYGIARKRIDVKERKSPFNSRKEAKAAMKELLRKIKARHVVLSFNNEGFFTSEEIEEILKEWGYVVRFSRPHKRYVGALIGIYNPKGEKVGKVSHTRNEEYLFVVTQYRGVYEELLDRVAITSARKAVAVPLF